One region of Rhodocyclaceae bacterium genomic DNA includes:
- a CDS encoding trypsin-like peptidase domain-containing protein, whose amino-acid sequence MRRTGLYSSADRSRGIAGKADAQAAGSKQASAGAPAPTLASAPAGRPGGAGRMGGLRGRVARGFARYERTGLVLAGVLIALAVMIARDALQAPARVLTQDDIDRAVLHTLDTKPIPSRAAKAAETVRQSIVRVTGYPDEAAPAASGPGDESKSGAARSERGPGGGAPSSEGRSTGSGVVVVDDGVILTNLHVVAGSKRITVMFHDGSESEAALVRAWPENDLAVLKAKKIPDDLPAATLGSSANLRPGDEVVAVGFPFGIGPSVSAGVVSGLNRQFLSPKGKRVLTRLIQFDAAANPGNSGGPLVTMEGEVVGIVTAILSPNGAGTFIGIGFATTIEAAGGAVGIPPF is encoded by the coding sequence ATGCGACGTACCGGCCTCTACAGCAGCGCTGACCGCTCCCGTGGGATCGCCGGGAAGGCGGATGCGCAGGCGGCGGGTAGCAAACAGGCGTCTGCAGGCGCGCCGGCGCCGACACTGGCATCCGCACCGGCGGGCCGGCCCGGCGGGGCAGGCAGGATGGGCGGCCTGCGCGGGCGGGTCGCGCGCGGGTTTGCCCGATACGAGCGTACCGGTCTGGTGCTGGCCGGGGTGCTGATCGCGCTGGCCGTGATGATCGCCCGCGATGCGCTGCAGGCGCCAGCGCGGGTACTGACCCAGGACGATATCGATCGGGCGGTGCTGCACACGCTCGACACGAAGCCGATTCCGTCGCGCGCGGCGAAGGCGGCCGAGACAGTGCGGCAGTCGATCGTGCGGGTGACCGGCTACCCGGACGAGGCCGCGCCGGCAGCGAGCGGGCCGGGCGATGAATCGAAGAGCGGCGCCGCCCGGTCCGAGCGCGGGCCGGGCGGTGGGGCGCCGTCGAGCGAGGGACGCAGCACCGGGTCCGGCGTGGTTGTCGTCGACGACGGGGTGATCCTGACCAACCTGCATGTGGTCGCCGGGTCGAAGCGGATCACGGTGATGTTCCACGACGGGTCGGAGTCCGAGGCGGCGCTGGTCAGGGCCTGGCCGGAGAACGATCTCGCGGTACTGAAGGCGAAGAAGATCCCGGACGACCTGCCGGCGGCGACGCTCGGTTCGAGCGCGAACCTGCGCCCGGGCGACGAGGTGGTGGCGGTCGGCTTTCCGTTCGGCATCGGCCCGTCGGTCTCGGCCGGCGTGGTGTCCGGCCTGAACCGACAGTTCCTGTCGCCCAAAGGTAAGCGCGTACTTACGCGGCTGATCCAGTTCGACGCGGCGGCCAACCCGGGCAACTCGGGCGGGCCGCTGGTCACGATGGAGGGCGAAGTCGTCGGCATCGTGACCGCGATCCTGAGCCCGAACGGCGCCGGGACCTTCATCGGCATCGGCTTTGCGACGACGATCGAGGCAGCAGGCGGGGCGGTCGGTATCCCGCCATTCTGA
- a CDS encoding NAD(P)-dependent oxidoreductase encodes MDKQSHPGTAAHSHGQSRQVGIAGLGLIGTSLARRLLAAGFTVCGYDIQAERRALLAELGGQPVDAAAALGERCGTLVIAVLSTDQVEAVIDTVHLRPGSLVICTSTCDPDRIEALASRLAPDGIRFVEMPLSGNSDQIALGNGVGLIGGAAADVAAASDVIAALCARYFHLGAVGAGGRAKLAVNLIGGLNRAVLAEGLAFAESMGLELVPLLEVLKASAAYSRTMDNRGIKMANSDFTPHAKVAQSRKDFALMHEAARRCGQELPLASVYLELIENCLAQGEGDLDNSAIISELRRRRRRD; translated from the coding sequence TTGGACAAGCAGTCTCACCCCGGTACAGCGGCGCACAGCCACGGCCAATCGCGGCAGGTTGGCATCGCCGGCCTCGGCCTGATCGGCACTTCGCTGGCAAGGCGGCTGCTCGCCGCAGGCTTCACTGTCTGCGGCTACGACATTCAGGCCGAGCGCCGCGCCCTTCTGGCAGAACTCGGCGGGCAGCCGGTCGATGCGGCCGCAGCCCTGGGCGAGCGCTGCGGCACGCTCGTGATCGCCGTGCTGAGTACCGATCAGGTCGAAGCAGTCATCGACACGGTGCACCTGCGGCCTGGCAGCCTCGTGATCTGCACCAGCACCTGCGACCCCGACCGCATCGAAGCACTGGCGAGCCGCCTTGCGCCCGACGGCATCCGCTTCGTCGAGATGCCGCTGTCGGGCAACAGCGACCAGATCGCACTCGGCAACGGCGTCGGGCTGATCGGCGGTGCGGCTGCGGATGTCGCAGCGGCCAGCGACGTCATCGCCGCGCTGTGTGCGCGTTACTTCCACCTCGGCGCTGTCGGCGCCGGTGGTCGGGCCAAGCTGGCGGTGAACCTCATCGGCGGGCTGAACCGTGCGGTGCTTGCCGAGGGCCTGGCCTTCGCCGAATCGATGGGCCTCGAGCTGGTTCCGCTGCTCGAGGTGCTGAAGGCATCTGCAGCCTACTCGCGCACGATGGACAACCGTGGCATCAAGATGGCGAACAGCGACTTCACGCCGCACGCCAAGGTCGCCCAGTCACGCAAGGACTTCGCGCTGATGCACGAAGCGGCGCGGCGCTGCGGCCAGGAGTTGCCATTGGCGAGCGTCTATCTCGAACTGATCGAGAACTGCCTCGCACAGGGCGAGGGCGATCTCGACAATTCGGCCATCATCAGTGAGCTGAGACGGCGCCGGCGCCGCGATTGA
- a CDS encoding DUF58 domain-containing protein, which yields MFSWLRRNPDPPEAAAGPVSADGSPEALMRRLEWTVLRRLDGLLQGDYRTLFRGFGLDLADLREYHPQDDVRHIDWNVTARMQVPHVREFQEDRQVDAWFLLDLSGSVDFGSTGVRKRLLSAEFTGAMARLLARYGNRVGAMIHAGAGADDGSISVLPARSGRRHVLHLIDRLMSATPPLPAAGVRTDLAQLIRHAQQGIRRRSVVFLVSDFISEDAWPNALDLLLRRHEVVAVRLFDPLERALPDLGLIVMQDAETGEQLYVDTHDKAFRRRFAQVAAARETALRDTLSQLGIDCLELATGEAIDEALLRFVDARKRRSQLAAGSVANRTARRTRPAQSHA from the coding sequence ATGTTCAGCTGGCTCCGACGCAACCCTGATCCGCCCGAGGCCGCCGCCGGGCCTGTTTCGGCAGACGGCTCGCCGGAGGCCCTGATGCGGCGGCTCGAGTGGACGGTGCTGCGGCGGCTGGACGGGCTGCTGCAGGGTGACTACCGGACGCTGTTCCGCGGCTTCGGGCTGGACCTCGCCGACCTGCGCGAATACCACCCGCAGGACGATGTGCGGCATATCGACTGGAACGTGACGGCGCGGATGCAGGTGCCGCATGTGCGCGAGTTCCAGGAGGACCGGCAGGTCGACGCCTGGTTCCTGCTCGACCTGAGCGGGTCGGTCGACTTCGGATCGACCGGTGTACGTAAGCGCCTGCTCTCTGCCGAATTCACTGGTGCCATGGCCCGGCTGCTGGCTCGTTACGGCAACCGGGTCGGCGCGATGATCCATGCCGGAGCTGGCGCCGACGATGGATCGATATCCGTCCTGCCGGCGCGCAGCGGCCGGCGGCATGTCCTGCACCTGATCGACCGGCTGATGTCGGCCACGCCGCCGCTGCCCGCAGCCGGGGTGCGTACCGACCTGGCGCAGCTGATCCGGCATGCGCAGCAGGGCATCCGGCGCCGCTCGGTGGTGTTCCTGGTGTCGGATTTCATCAGCGAGGACGCGTGGCCGAACGCGCTCGACCTGCTCTTGCGGCGCCACGAAGTGGTGGCGGTGCGGCTGTTCGATCCGCTCGAGCGGGCGCTGCCCGACCTCGGGCTGATCGTGATGCAGGATGCCGAAACCGGCGAACAGCTGTACGTGGACACCCACGACAAGGCCTTCCGCCGCCGCTTCGCGCAGGTGGCGGCGGCGCGCGAGACGGCACTGCGCGACACCCTGTCGCAGCTCGGGATCGACTGCCTGGAGCTGGCCACCGGCGAGGCGATCGACGAGGCCCTGCTGCGCTTCGTCGACGCGCGCAAGCGGCGCAGCCAGCTCGCCGCCGGCAGCGTGGCGAACCGGACGGCGCGGCGTACACGACCGGCGCAGTCGCATGCCTGA
- a CDS encoding F0F1 ATP synthase subunit epsilon produces the protein MANTIHVDVVSAEESIFSGEAEFVVLPGEAGELGIYPQHTPLITRIKPGAVRIKVAGKDDEEFVFVAGGILEVQPKTVTVLADTAIRGHDLDEAKAEEARKQAEETLRNAKGQLEVATAQAELATLAAQIASIRKFRQKR, from the coding sequence ATGGCCAACACCATCCACGTAGACGTCGTCAGCGCCGAAGAGAGCATCTTCTCCGGCGAGGCCGAGTTCGTCGTCCTGCCGGGCGAAGCCGGCGAGCTGGGCATCTATCCGCAGCACACGCCGCTGATCACCCGCATCAAGCCCGGTGCCGTACGCATCAAGGTCGCGGGCAAGGACGACGAAGAGTTCGTGTTCGTCGCTGGTGGCATCCTCGAAGTGCAGCCGAAGACGGTGACCGTGCTCGCCGACACCGCCATCCGCGGCCATGACCTCGACGAGGCCAAGGCCGAGGAAGCGCGCAAGCAGGCTGAAGAAACGCTGCGCAACGCGAAGGGTCAGCTCGAAGTCGCAACCGCCCAGGCCGAACTGGCAACCCTCGCTGCGCAGATCGCGTCGATCCGAAAGTTCCGCCAGAAGCGCTGA
- a CDS encoding HAD-IIB family hydrolase yields MRPLSDLPASVRARMRGVLLDLDDTLTTGGRLTSDAYFALERLYHADFITVLVTGRPAGWCDHIARMWPVHAVVGEGGSLCFWRDPHANRLRQMYVDPPDVRRRNRDALAAIATRILAEVPGCALSTDQPYRECDLAIDWAEDVVRLPMQKVDRIIEIMREGGLTAMASAGHVNGWFGNYDKLGMTRRFFSEVLDIDLDAQRALFAYLGDSPNDSPMFQYFPHSIGVANVMEVRDRLEFPPAYITARRSGDGFCEAVGALFEAR; encoded by the coding sequence ATGCGCCCGTTGTCCGACCTGCCAGCTTCCGTCCGAGCGCGCATGCGCGGCGTTCTGCTCGACCTCGACGATACGCTCACGACCGGTGGGCGGCTGACCAGCGACGCCTACTTCGCCCTCGAGCGTCTGTACCACGCCGACTTCATCACGGTGCTGGTCACCGGACGCCCGGCCGGATGGTGCGACCATATCGCCCGCATGTGGCCGGTGCATGCGGTGGTCGGAGAGGGCGGCAGCCTGTGCTTCTGGCGTGATCCGCACGCCAATCGTCTGCGCCAGATGTACGTCGATCCGCCCGATGTACGTCGCCGGAACCGCGACGCGCTGGCTGCGATCGCCACCCGCATCCTTGCCGAGGTGCCCGGCTGCGCGCTCTCGACTGACCAGCCCTACCGTGAATGCGACCTCGCGATCGACTGGGCCGAGGATGTCGTGCGCCTGCCGATGCAGAAGGTCGACCGCATCATCGAGATCATGCGCGAAGGCGGGCTCACCGCGATGGCCAGTGCCGGGCATGTCAATGGCTGGTTCGGCAACTACGACAAGCTGGGCATGACGCGTCGCTTCTTCAGCGAGGTACTCGACATCGACCTCGATGCGCAGCGTGCGCTGTTCGCCTATCTCGGCGATTCTCCGAACGACAGCCCGATGTTCCAGTATTTCCCGCATTCGATCGGCGTTGCCAACGTGATGGAAGTCAGGGATCGGCTCGAGTTCCCGCCGGCCTACATCACTGCGCGCCGCAGCGGTGACGGTTTCTGCGAGGCCGTGGGCGCGCTGTTCGAGGCGCGCTGA
- a CDS encoding low specificity L-threonine aldolase, with the protein MTPSDIDLRSDTVTRPTPEMLAAMAHASLGDDSRDGDPTVERLEDLAALRCGKEAGLFLPSGTMANLVAILAHTGRAGEVLMEANSHTLTSELGGIGALAGLFTRPLPGHRGAPDFDALRAAVRRPGIGRSNVGTALIQLETSHNHAGGAVLPLSLMAAVRSLSLQHNVPVHVDGARLFNAATALGVGVDVIAQHADSVNFCISKGLSAPIGSLLCGTAEFIEQARGYRRMVGGAMRQAGPLAAAGILAIEKMSDRLGEDHATARQLATGLAALDPSLVDPAAIETNIVRIDVSKSPLDAETWERELGAVGIRVGAYGAQKQLRLVTHRHVDAAAIDRVLDAVRKMLQR; encoded by the coding sequence ATGACCCCGTCCGACATCGACCTGCGCAGCGACACCGTCACGCGTCCGACGCCCGAGATGCTGGCGGCGATGGCCCACGCCAGCCTGGGCGACGATTCACGCGATGGCGATCCGACCGTCGAGCGGCTCGAGGATCTCGCCGCCCTGCGCTGCGGCAAGGAGGCTGGCCTGTTCCTGCCATCGGGCACGATGGCCAATCTGGTGGCGATCCTCGCCCACACCGGCCGCGCCGGCGAAGTGCTGATGGAAGCGAACTCGCACACGCTCACCTCCGAACTGGGTGGCATCGGCGCGCTCGCCGGTCTGTTCACCCGGCCGCTGCCCGGCCATCGCGGCGCACCCGATTTCGATGCGCTGCGTGCGGCCGTGCGGCGGCCGGGCATCGGCCGCAGCAATGTCGGCACCGCACTGATCCAGCTCGAGACCTCGCACAATCACGCAGGCGGGGCGGTGCTGCCGCTGTCGTTGATGGCCGCCGTACGCAGCCTGTCGCTGCAGCACAACGTGCCGGTCCATGTCGACGGCGCCCGGCTGTTCAATGCTGCAACTGCGCTGGGCGTGGGTGTCGACGTGATCGCGCAGCATGCCGACTCGGTGAACTTCTGCATCTCGAAAGGGCTGTCGGCCCCGATCGGCTCGCTGCTCTGCGGGACGGCAGAATTCATCGAGCAGGCAAGGGGTTACCGGCGGATGGTCGGCGGCGCGATGCGCCAGGCCGGCCCGCTCGCCGCCGCCGGCATCCTCGCGATCGAGAAGATGTCCGATCGCCTCGGCGAGGATCACGCCACGGCAAGGCAGCTAGCCACCGGCCTCGCCGCGCTCGACCCGAGCCTCGTCGACCCTGCAGCCATCGAGACCAACATCGTGCGGATCGATGTCTCGAAGAGCCCGCTGGACGCCGAAACCTGGGAGCGGGAGCTGGGTGCGGTCGGTATCCGGGTCGGCGCCTATGGTGCGCAAAAGCAGCTGCGGCTGGTCACCCACCGGCATGTCGATGCTGCAGCCATCGACCGCGTGCTGGACGCAGTTCGAAAAATGCTGCAGCGCTGA
- a CDS encoding AAA family ATPase, which yields MERVLFEVKRVVVGQDHFLERVLVAILAQGHLLVEGVPGLAKTLTVNTLAKTVRGSFKRIQFTPDLLPADLIGTRMYNQKSGEFSTVLGPVFCNLLLADEINRAPAKVQSALLEVMQERQVTIAGESHPVPQPFLVMATQNPIETEGTYPLPEAQVDRFMMKVLVDYPSEEEEFVIAERVTGPAVAVAAVASTGQLRALQARCRTGYVDPGILSYAVKLVAATRRPDKYGLPDLGRYITFGASPRATIGLIEGGRALAFMRGRDYVLPEDVIDLVPDVLRHRLTLSYEALADGVSADELVMTILKAIPAPDRPLATHVQLAPTQP from the coding sequence ATGGAGCGCGTGCTGTTCGAGGTGAAGCGGGTGGTCGTCGGGCAGGACCACTTCCTCGAGCGGGTGCTGGTGGCGATCCTCGCGCAGGGCCATCTGCTGGTCGAGGGCGTGCCGGGGCTGGCCAAGACGCTGACCGTGAACACGCTGGCGAAGACGGTGCGCGGGTCGTTCAAGCGCATCCAGTTCACGCCCGACCTGCTGCCGGCCGACCTGATCGGCACCCGCATGTACAACCAGAAGTCTGGCGAGTTCAGCACCGTGCTCGGGCCGGTGTTCTGCAACCTGCTGCTGGCCGACGAGATCAACCGCGCGCCGGCCAAGGTGCAGAGTGCGCTGCTCGAAGTGATGCAGGAACGGCAGGTGACGATCGCCGGCGAGTCGCACCCGGTGCCGCAGCCGTTCCTGGTGATGGCCACCCAGAACCCGATCGAGACGGAGGGCACCTATCCGCTGCCGGAGGCGCAGGTCGACCGCTTCATGATGAAGGTTCTGGTCGACTACCCCTCCGAGGAAGAGGAGTTCGTGATCGCCGAGCGGGTGACCGGGCCGGCGGTCGCGGTCGCAGCGGTCGCCTCGACCGGGCAGCTGCGGGCGTTGCAGGCCCGCTGCCGCACGGGGTATGTCGACCCCGGCATCCTCTCGTACGCGGTGAAGCTGGTGGCAGCCACGCGCCGGCCGGACAAGTACGGCCTGCCGGACCTCGGCCGCTACATCACCTTCGGCGCCAGCCCGCGCGCGACGATCGGCCTGATCGAGGGCGGGCGAGCACTTGCTTTCATGCGCGGCCGCGACTACGTGTTGCCCGAGGACGTGATCGACCTCGTGCCGGACGTGCTCCGGCACCGCCTGACGCTGTCCTACGAAGCCCTGGCCGACGGCGTCAGTGCCGACGAACTGGTGATGACGATCCTCAAGGCGATCCCGGCGCCCGACCGGCCGCTGGCCACCCATGTTCAGCTGGCTCCGACGCAACCCTGA
- a CDS encoding VWA domain-containing protein: protein MPDLSAWLPAWLSGAGAGGWLTFQWPRMLWLLLLVPLLAAAYNRLDRRRRAAASAWSMLEPVDADGASLTAGRWRARVPRLFWIAAMTALVLAIARPQAIVPLPTRMETVILAMDVSGSMRATDLKPNRIAAAQDAAKAFIADQPAHVKIGIVAVAGTAALAQAPTRNREELGQALERIQLQRGTAIGSGLLISLVTLLPHSGINTDEIINGPRPGDPPPGKALGGQKNADAFEPVEPGSNRQAAIVLLSDGQSNTGPEVMKVVQLAAERGVRIFTVGMGTPEGITLSAEGWSMRVRLDEPALKKIAEATEGEYFRAADAKALSEIYRGLSRSLTFDRATLTEVTALFVAIGALSMAIAAGLSMLWFGRIL from the coding sequence ATGCCTGATCTTTCGGCCTGGCTGCCCGCCTGGCTGTCCGGCGCTGGCGCCGGTGGCTGGCTGACCTTCCAGTGGCCGCGGATGCTGTGGCTGCTGCTGCTCGTGCCGCTGCTGGCGGCGGCGTACAACCGGCTCGACCGGCGCCGGCGCGCGGCAGCCTCGGCCTGGTCGATGCTGGAGCCGGTCGATGCGGACGGCGCAAGCCTCACGGCCGGGCGCTGGCGCGCGCGCGTGCCGCGGCTGTTCTGGATCGCGGCGATGACCGCACTGGTGCTGGCCATCGCGCGTCCGCAGGCGATCGTGCCGCTGCCGACGCGGATGGAAACGGTGATCCTGGCGATGGACGTCTCCGGCAGCATGCGCGCGACCGATCTGAAGCCGAACCGGATTGCTGCAGCACAGGACGCAGCAAAGGCATTCATCGCCGACCAGCCAGCGCACGTGAAGATCGGCATCGTGGCGGTCGCCGGCACGGCCGCCCTGGCCCAGGCCCCGACCCGCAACCGCGAAGAACTGGGGCAGGCGCTCGAGCGGATCCAGCTGCAGCGCGGCACCGCGATCGGCAGCGGGCTGCTGATTTCGCTGGTGACGCTGCTGCCGCATTCGGGCATCAACACCGACGAGATCATCAACGGGCCTCGGCCCGGCGACCCGCCACCGGGCAAGGCGCTCGGCGGGCAGAAGAATGCGGACGCCTTCGAGCCGGTCGAGCCGGGGTCGAACAGGCAGGCGGCGATCGTGCTGCTGTCCGACGGACAGAGCAACACCGGCCCGGAGGTGATGAAGGTGGTGCAGCTGGCCGCCGAACGCGGGGTGCGCATCTTCACTGTCGGGATGGGTACGCCGGAGGGAATCACGCTGTCGGCCGAGGGCTGGTCGATGCGGGTGCGGCTGGACGAGCCGGCGCTGAAGAAGATCGCCGAGGCGACCGAAGGCGAGTACTTCCGCGCAGCCGATGCGAAGGCTCTGAGCGAGATCTACCGTGGCCTGTCGCGGTCGCTGACCTTCGACCGGGCGACCCTGACCGAGGTCACCGCGCTGTTCGTCGCCATCGGCGCGCTGTCGATGGCGATCGCAGCCGGGCTGTCGATGCTGTGGTTCGGGCGGATCCTGTAG
- a CDS encoding VWA domain-containing protein, with translation MRFLWPDLLWFTLLVPALVGAYMYALRRRRRGAVRYASLSLVRGALGPGQQWRRHLPPALLLAGFALALIAMARPMATVTLPSDFTTLVLAIDVSRSMRAADVAPDRITAAQDAAKAFIESLPRNVRLGIATFAGTAAVVQAPTENREDMIAAIDRFELQRGTATGSGLLVALSILFPDDGIDVESAVFGAGFSRNNPQGGTSASGGASLDRKAAPPPKAPKRPMPVGSYKRGAIILMSDGRRTTGPDPIEAAKLAAERGVKVHTVAFGSKDGAPISLGTWSFYAMVDEETLKQVAKITGGQFFTASSGDELKKIYENLGTEFALERRDTEVGALFAVVSLLLLVLSGALSVLWFHRPRPAGSPARRANVDKSMNARAS, from the coding sequence ATGCGTTTTCTCTGGCCTGACCTGCTGTGGTTCACCCTCCTGGTGCCAGCACTGGTCGGTGCATATATGTATGCACTGCGCCGGCGTCGGCGCGGCGCGGTGCGCTATGCCAGCCTGTCGCTGGTGCGCGGCGCACTCGGGCCGGGCCAGCAGTGGCGCCGCCACCTGCCGCCCGCGCTGCTGCTTGCCGGCTTCGCCCTCGCGCTGATCGCGATGGCGCGCCCGATGGCGACCGTGACGCTGCCCTCGGACTTCACCACCCTGGTGCTGGCGATCGATGTCTCGCGCAGCATGCGCGCCGCCGATGTGGCACCCGACCGCATCACCGCCGCACAGGACGCGGCGAAGGCCTTCATCGAGAGCCTGCCGCGCAACGTGCGCCTGGGCATCGCGACCTTCGCCGGTACCGCCGCGGTGGTGCAGGCGCCGACCGAGAACCGCGAAGACATGATCGCTGCGATCGACCGCTTCGAACTGCAGCGCGGCACCGCTACCGGCAGCGGCCTGCTGGTCGCGCTGTCGATCCTGTTCCCGGACGACGGCATCGACGTCGAATCCGCGGTGTTCGGCGCCGGCTTTTCGCGCAACAACCCGCAGGGTGGCACCAGCGCCAGCGGCGGCGCCTCGCTCGACCGCAAGGCGGCCCCGCCGCCGAAGGCCCCGAAGCGGCCGATGCCGGTCGGCTCGTACAAGCGCGGCGCGATCATCCTGATGTCCGACGGGCGCCGCACCACTGGCCCCGACCCGATCGAGGCTGCGAAGCTCGCCGCCGAGCGCGGCGTGAAGGTGCATACCGTCGCCTTCGGCAGCAAGGACGGCGCGCCGATCTCGCTCGGCACCTGGTCGTTCTATGCGATGGTCGACGAAGAGACGCTGAAGCAGGTCGCGAAGATCACCGGCGGCCAGTTCTTCACGGCCTCGAGCGGCGACGAGCTGAAGAAGATCTACGAGAACCTCGGTACCGAGTTCGCGCTCGAGCGGCGCGACACCGAAGTCGGCGCGCTGTTTGCTGTGGTTTCGCTGCTGCTGCTGGTGCTGTCGGGTGCGCTGTCGGTGCTGTGGTTCCACCGGCCGCGCCCGGCGGGGTCACCTGCACGGCGCGCGAATGTTGACAAGTCGATGAACGCGCGCGCATCTTGA
- a CDS encoding tripartite tricarboxylate transporter substrate binding protein, with product MKSASTLAAARFGTGYRGAAVVALCALAGSAFAQAWPTKPIRIVVPYAAGGPLDDVARTLGARMSETWGQTVVVDNRGGAGGSLGADLVARSAPDGYTILLGNSGPMTINPNLMKKIPYDAVKDFTPISLILNSPMVMVVSPTLPVKDVAGLVKLARARPNELNYASAGVGNLQHLGMESVQASAGIRMNHVPYKGAAPAFIDIFGGRIELMFANVVGALPHIKAGKLRAIAVSSAKRSTALPDIPSVGETIKGFDMTAWMGLFGAANTPKDIVTKMSGEVARIVQLPDVRARMLGQGAEPVGGTPQDLADLMARETALYAKIIKTSGIQPE from the coding sequence ATGAAGTCTGCAAGCACACTTGCCGCGGCGCGGTTCGGCACCGGCTACCGTGGTGCCGCGGTCGTGGCGCTCTGCGCCCTTGCCGGCAGCGCGTTCGCGCAGGCGTGGCCGACCAAACCGATCCGCATCGTCGTGCCATACGCTGCCGGCGGGCCGCTCGATGACGTGGCGCGTACGCTGGGCGCGCGCATGTCCGAGACCTGGGGCCAGACGGTGGTCGTCGACAACCGCGGCGGTGCGGGCGGCAGCCTCGGCGCCGACCTGGTCGCGCGCTCCGCGCCCGACGGCTACACGATCCTCCTCGGCAATTCGGGCCCGATGACGATCAACCCGAACCTGATGAAGAAGATCCCGTACGATGCAGTGAAGGACTTCACGCCGATCTCACTCATCCTGAACTCACCGATGGTGATGGTGGTGAGCCCGACGCTGCCGGTGAAGGACGTCGCCGGGCTGGTGAAGCTCGCGCGCGCGCGGCCGAACGAACTGAACTACGCCTCGGCAGGCGTCGGCAACCTGCAGCATCTCGGCATGGAGTCGGTGCAGGCGAGCGCCGGCATCCGGATGAACCATGTGCCATACAAGGGCGCGGCGCCGGCCTTCATCGACATCTTCGGCGGCCGCATAGAACTGATGTTCGCCAATGTCGTCGGTGCCCTGCCGCACATCAAGGCCGGCAAGCTGCGCGCGATCGCCGTCTCGTCGGCGAAGCGATCCACGGCACTGCCCGACATACCGAGCGTCGGCGAGACCATCAAGGGTTTCGACATGACTGCCTGGATGGGCCTGTTCGGCGCGGCGAACACGCCCAAGGACATCGTCACGAAGATGAGCGGCGAGGTCGCGCGCATCGTGCAGCTGCCCGACGTGCGCGCGCGGATGCTCGGGCAGGGAGCCGAGCCGGTCGGCGGCACGCCGCAGGACCTTGCCGACCTGATGGCGCGCGAGACCGCGCTCTACGCGAAGATCATCAAGACGTCGGGCATCCAGCCGGAGTAG
- a CDS encoding tripartite tricarboxylate transporter substrate binding protein, protein MSAGMTTTATTFAGSRRLAAAAAATAGLSVLFASGLAAAQPAAPYPTRALRMIAPFPPGGGTDQLARTFAMQIAEGLGQPVTVENRAGAGGNLGAEATAKAAPDGYTIMLTSNSLVINAALYQKLTYNVRTDIAPVALVASAPLVVIVHPSLPMKNMKDLVAWAKRSKGGLNFGTNGAGTSGHLSGELLRLSAGIEMTHIPYKGAVPMMTALMGGDLDMGITTAPSALPLIRAGRLRALAVTTPNAAKTLPGVDPIAATFPGYSMDIWYGVFAPGGTPAPIQERLVGEVRKAHGSAGVRAALERDGADPVFLGGSEFVQFFIRDLDKYIKLVKQAGVRAEQ, encoded by the coding sequence ATGAGCGCAGGAATGACGACAACCGCTACAACCTTCGCCGGCAGCCGGCGCCTGGCCGCTGCTGCTGCCGCCACCGCCGGACTGTCAGTGCTGTTCGCCAGCGGGCTGGCTGCGGCCCAACCAGCCGCGCCCTACCCGACGCGCGCGCTGCGCATGATTGCGCCGTTCCCGCCCGGTGGCGGCACCGACCAGCTCGCCCGTACCTTCGCGATGCAGATCGCCGAGGGACTCGGACAGCCGGTGACGGTCGAGAATCGTGCGGGCGCTGGCGGCAACCTGGGCGCGGAGGCCACGGCAAAGGCAGCACCGGACGGCTACACGATCATGCTCACCTCGAATTCACTGGTGATCAACGCGGCGCTGTACCAGAAGCTCACCTACAACGTACGCACCGACATCGCCCCGGTGGCGCTGGTGGCGAGCGCGCCGCTGGTGGTCATCGTGCACCCGTCGCTGCCGATGAAGAACATGAAGGACCTGGTCGCCTGGGCGAAGCGTTCGAAGGGCGGGCTCAACTTCGGTACCAACGGCGCCGGTACCAGCGGGCACCTGTCGGGTGAACTGTTGCGGCTTTCGGCCGGCATCGAGATGACGCATATCCCGTACAAGGGCGCGGTACCGATGATGACCGCGCTGATGGGCGGCGACCTCGACATGGGCATCACCACCGCACCGAGCGCACTGCCGCTGATCCGGGCTGGCCGGCTGCGCGCGCTCGCGGTGACCACGCCCAATGCCGCGAAGACGCTGCCCGGCGTCGACCCGATCGCGGCGACCTTCCCCGGCTATTCGATGGACATCTGGTACGGCGTCTTCGCGCCCGGTGGCACGCCTGCCCCGATCCAGGAACGGCTGGTGGGTGAAGTACGCAAGGCGCACGGTTCGGCCGGCGTGCGCGCGGCGCTCGAACGCGACGGTGCCGACCCAGTGTTCCTGGGCGGCAGTGAGTTCGTGCAGTTCTTCATCCGCGATCTCGACAAGTACATCAAGCTGGTGAAGCAGGCCGGCGTGCGCGCGGAGCAATGA